CTAAAAATCACCTGATAGCAGATCACCACGCCCACCACGAACCCAATCACCTTGCCGGCCGAGAACACTGCGCCAATCGGCGTGGTGCTCCGCCAGAACTTCATCTCCTTGCCGCGGAACCCCTCACGGGTGAAGACGCCGACCTGCTCGCCCAGCAGCTCGGCGAGCGTGTCGCGGGCCTGTTCGGGGTTGGCGCCGTCGACGAGCTCGACCACGCCCAGGTCAACGATGCTCAGGGGGTCGCCCATCGGCACGCGGTGCGGGAACAGCTTGCCGAAGGTCGCCGTGCCCATGATCAGGTTGCCCTCGTTCACAAAGTCCGCCCCGAGGTCGAACGTCCCCACAAGATTGAGGCGTCGGTCGCTGACTTCGATGTTGGCGTTGGACAGCGCGTCAGGATCGTCGATCGGCAGGGCAAACTTGGCGGGCTTGCTCTGCCGATCAACGATCGCCGTCAGCGGCCCACGCAGCAACGGGATGGATTCGTCGACCGCGGGCAGGTGGAAGACCGGGTCGCCCAGCCGGATCGCCATCGATCGGATCTGGTGCCCCTTGCTCGACGCGTGGCTGCCGAAGTTCTTGAAGACGGAGGTGGTGAGCTCGGTATACAGCGGGTAGACCCCAGCCACCCCCGGCGCCGACTGTGCCTGGTAGAGCCGCTGGATGGGGAACCGCGTCTCCGCGGCAATGGCGAACCGGTCGCGGCTTGTGATGAAGAGATCGCCCCGCAGCGCATCGACCAGCCGCACCTGGCTGTCGTAAAGCGCGTTCTGAAAACCCACCTGCACAAACATCAGGAGCACGGCGAAACCGATGCCCGCAACCGCCGTGGCGAGCCGCCGGCGGTCGTGCATCAGGTTCTTCCAGGCTAGCGGGGTCTTGAGCACGGTGAGTGAGTGGCGTCTTGGCGGTCTGTTAGGGTGGTGGATGCAGCAGAGTTAGAACAATTCCGCCGGGTCGGCCTTGAACAGCTTCTGCAGCGCGAACACGCCCGAAGCGACGCACATGCCGACCGACAACCCCAGCACGCCCAGGGTGATGCCGGGCGTCATCACCATAGGGATGCCGGCGTACCCGCCTACCAGTGCGTAGAGCTGCCAGCACAACAGCAGCGCCGGCAGGAACCCGACCAGGGCCAGCAGCACCGACTGCTGCAGAATTACCGTGCAGAGGTAGGCGTTGCTGTAGCCCATCGCCTTGAGCGTGGCGTACTCGCTCATCAGGTTGGCGATGTCATTCGATAGCACCTGATAAACGATGGCCACCCCAACCATCACCGAAACCACCACCAGGAACGTGAAAATGAGCCCGAACGGCGTCTGCACCATCCAGCGCTGCTCTTCGTGCGCACGGACCTCGTCGCGGGTCAGCACCTCGACGTCTTCTCCTGCGAACAGGCTTCCCAGCTCCTGCTTCACACGCAGCGGGTCCGCGCCTTCGGCCAAGGTCAACAGCCCGAGCGTGATCGTGTCGCGGTCCTGCCACGGGCTCGCCCGCAGGTAGCCCTCGAGGCTGGTCATGCAGGCGCCGTTGCTGGCCATGCCGGTGCCTAGCTCGATCAGCCCCACCACCCGCACGGTCTGGGCGCCGAGCGCTGTGACCGTCCCGATGTCGGCTTCGGTGAACCGTTTGCCGTTCCGCGGGCCGTACTCGCTCTTGCTCTTCGAGTCGAGCAGCACGAATTCGTCGCTGCTCAGCAGCCGGGCCTTGTCGCGCAGGTCCGGGCGTGTGAAGGGAGGGGCGGCCGGGTCGACGCCCATCGTGATGATGCTGCGCCCCATGCCGGCGACGTTCTGCTCGTCGCCGGGCCGGAACGCGGCGTCATCGGGCGCTTGCCACACGCTCAGCCCAATGTTGAAAGGCCGCGCCTGGTCTATCGTCGGCAGCGACGCGGCCTGGTGCAGCCGCGCCCGCGGGAAGGTGCGGGCCTCGGTCAGGTGCAGGTAGGCCGGCGAGCGGAGCATCAGGTCGAACTCGAGCGCGTCGTAGATCTGCGTGGCGGTCTTCTCGATGGCGCCCTTGAAGCCCATCTGCATAAA
This genomic interval from Posidoniimonas corsicana contains the following:
- the devC gene encoding ABC transporter permease DevC, translated to MLKTPLAWKNLMHDRRRLATAVAGIGFAVLLMFVQVGFQNALYDSQVRLVDALRGDLFITSRDRFAIAAETRFPIQRLYQAQSAPGVAGVYPLYTELTTSVFKNFGSHASSKGHQIRSMAIRLGDPVFHLPAVDESIPLLRGPLTAIVDRQSKPAKFALPIDDPDALSNANIEVSDRRLNLVGTFDLGADFVNEGNLIMGTATFGKLFPHRVPMGDPLSIVDLGVVELVDGANPEQARDTLAELLGEQVGVFTREGFRGKEMKFWRSTTPIGAVFSAGKVIGFVVGVVICYQVIFSGISDHMPEFATLKAMGYGRWYFISLIVVEAVWLAVFGFLPGAMVSTGLYQWLAAQTGLLMQMTPSTLGFVFAITVVMCVASGLLAVRKLLTADPASLF
- a CDS encoding FtsX-like permease family protein is translated as MLNQQLAWKNLLQNRVRTAVGMAGVGFAAMLMFMQMGFKGAIEKTATQIYDALEFDLMLRSPAYLHLTEARTFPRARLHQAASLPTIDQARPFNIGLSVWQAPDDAAFRPGDEQNVAGMGRSIITMGVDPAAPPFTRPDLRDKARLLSSDEFVLLDSKSKSEYGPRNGKRFTEADIGTVTALGAQTVRVVGLIELGTGMASNGACMTSLEGYLRASPWQDRDTITLGLLTLAEGADPLRVKQELGSLFAGEDVEVLTRDEVRAHEEQRWMVQTPFGLIFTFLVVVSVMVGVAIVYQVLSNDIANLMSEYATLKAMGYSNAYLCTVILQQSVLLALVGFLPALLLCWQLYALVGGYAGIPMVMTPGITLGVLGLSVGMCVASGVFALQKLFKADPAELF